A genomic region of Leptolyngbya sp. NIES-2104 contains the following coding sequences:
- a CDS encoding glutathione binding-like protein, with the protein MIDLYYWTTPNGHKITMFLEEVGLPYNLVPINIGKGDQFQPDFLKISPNNRIPAIVDRDPPDGEPISVFESGAILLYLAEKTGQLIPSDLRGRTEVLQWLFWQMGGLGPMAGQNHHFSQYAPEKIPYAIDRYVNETGRLYAVLNKRLSDREFVAGEYSIADIASYPWIVPYERQGQNLEDFPNLKRWFEAIRSRPATIRAYEKADAFKAEQISPDQARELLFNQSAGTVKH; encoded by the coding sequence ATGATCGATCTCTACTACTGGACAACGCCAAACGGTCACAAGATTACGATGTTTCTAGAGGAAGTTGGACTTCCTTACAACCTTGTGCCGATTAATATTGGAAAGGGTGATCAGTTTCAGCCGGATTTTTTGAAGATTTCTCCAAATAATCGAATTCCAGCGATCGTCGATCGTGATCCCCCAGACGGTGAACCGATTTCCGTTTTTGAATCAGGCGCAATTTTGCTATATCTCGCTGAAAAAACAGGTCAATTAATCCCTTCTGATTTGCGGGGGCGCACTGAAGTTTTGCAATGGTTGTTTTGGCAGATGGGCGGTTTAGGTCCGATGGCGGGACAGAACCATCATTTCAGCCAGTATGCACCTGAGAAAATTCCTTACGCGATCGATCGGTATGTGAATGAAACGGGGCGATTGTATGCGGTGTTGAATAAGCGATTGAGCGATCGCGAATTTGTAGCGGGTGAGTATTCGATCGCCGATATTGCTAGTTATCCGTGGATTGTGCCGTACGAGCGCCAAGGACAAAACCTCGAAGATTTTCCGAATTTGAAGCGATGGTTTGAGGCGATTCGATCGCGTCCTGCCACGATTCGGGCGTACGAGAAGGCGGACGCATTTAAGGCGGAACAAATCAGCCCCGATCAAGCGCGAGAATTGTTGTTCAATCAATCGGCGGGAACCGTGAAACATTAA
- the moaA gene encoding GTP 3',8-cyclase MoaA: protein MNQVDYLRISLIDRCNFRCQYCMPEGSDLEYVLQQNLLTQEELTTLLREVFIPVGFTRFRLTGGEPLIRPGVVEIVRTIAQFPETQDLSMTTNAFLLDSMAQDLYEAGLRRINISLDSLEPETFDRIIGNRGRTRWQQVWNGIQTAYRIGFTPLKLNVVVVPGVNDHEVLNLAELSVDREWHVRFIEFMPIGNDNLFSDQGWIDSETIRQQIRQRWGLTEANVKGNGPADVFRIPGAKGTLGFISQMSECFCDRCNRMRLSADGWLRPCLLNEIGQIDLRSQLRSGISTKELREQVSELLNLKPEINYKQRESGTTGKYQRTMSQIGG from the coding sequence ATGAATCAAGTGGATTATTTGCGGATTAGTTTAATCGATCGCTGTAATTTCCGGTGTCAGTACTGTATGCCGGAAGGAAGCGATCTCGAATATGTGTTGCAGCAAAACCTTCTCACGCAGGAAGAATTAACAACGCTGTTGCGAGAAGTGTTTATTCCGGTGGGATTTACTCGGTTTCGACTGACCGGAGGCGAACCGCTGATTCGTCCGGGAGTCGTGGAGATTGTCAGAACGATCGCACAATTTCCCGAAACTCAAGATCTTTCGATGACGACGAATGCGTTTCTGCTCGATTCGATGGCGCAAGATCTTTATGAGGCGGGATTGAGACGGATTAATATCAGCTTGGATTCATTAGAGCCGGAAACGTTCGATCGCATTATTGGAAATCGTGGTCGAACGCGCTGGCAACAAGTCTGGAACGGGATTCAAACCGCTTATCGAATTGGATTTACTCCGCTTAAATTAAACGTGGTCGTTGTTCCGGGTGTGAATGATCATGAAGTGCTGAATTTAGCGGAATTGAGTGTCGATCGAGAATGGCACGTCCGATTTATCGAATTTATGCCGATCGGAAACGATAATCTTTTCAGTGATCAAGGTTGGATTGATTCAGAAACGATTCGTCAACAGATTCGACAACGCTGGGGATTGACTGAAGCAAACGTCAAGGGAAATGGTCCCGCTGATGTTTTTAGAATTCCAGGAGCGAAAGGAACATTAGGCTTTATTAGTCAAATGTCAGAATGTTTTTGCGATCGCTGTAATCGAATGCGCCTTTCTGCGGATGGCTGGTTGCGTCCGTGTTTGCTGAATGAGATTGGACAAATTGATTTGAGATCACAACTGCGATCGGGTATTTCGACAAAAGAACTCCGCGAACAAGTCAGCGAACTTCTCAACTTAAAGCCTGAGATTAACTATAAACAGCGCGAATCGGGCACCACTGGCAAGTATCAGCGAACCATGTCACAGATTGGGGGTTAG
- a CDS encoding DEAD/DEAH box helicase family protein — MPSLSYDRGTLILHPPPRGKAWVEFAVWDDRIEKFRIPANQYRELVLALRSEGTEIDDRAKGFDAIELVPAVEMEPYPHQKEALTAWKNSGHLGVVVLPTAAGKTYLAQLAIQATQRSTLIMVPTLDLMHQWYANLCAAFPDTEIGLLGGGSRDRTPILISTYDSAAINAETLGNQYALLVFDECHHLPSDFNRVIAEYAIAPYRLGLTATPERSDGKHEDLKVLIGEEVYRRTAEELSGSALAKHEAIEIKVSLSKQERERYDQLIQVRNAFLKESNIYLSNAQGWQRFVQASARSKAGRKAMLAHREAKSIAFGTEGKLRVLADLLARHYPERTLIFTDDNATVYRISQDLLIPAITHQTPVKERHEILTKFKQGEYRSLVASRVLNEGVDVPDASIAIVLSGTGSAREYIQRMGRILRKSKDPKKLAILYEVVAEDTNEEGVSRRRKPNQKSKPKSTNRQLELVPYSPPPTVIPRAAEGEANYDDW; from the coding sequence ATGCCCAGTCTGTCCTACGATCGCGGAACGCTGATTCTCCATCCGCCGCCTAGAGGGAAGGCGTGGGTTGAGTTTGCGGTGTGGGACGATCGCATCGAAAAATTTCGCATTCCCGCAAATCAGTATCGGGAGTTGGTTCTGGCATTGCGATCGGAAGGAACCGAGATCGACGATCGAGCTAAAGGATTTGATGCGATCGAGCTGGTTCCCGCTGTCGAAATGGAACCTTACCCACATCAAAAAGAAGCCCTCACAGCCTGGAAAAATTCAGGTCACTTAGGCGTTGTCGTCTTACCTACCGCAGCAGGTAAAACTTATCTCGCTCAACTTGCAATTCAAGCCACACAGCGCAGTACATTAATCATGGTTCCAACGCTGGATCTCATGCACCAATGGTATGCAAATCTCTGTGCCGCATTTCCAGATACAGAGATTGGATTGTTAGGGGGCGGATCACGCGATCGTACTCCCATTCTCATCTCCACTTATGACAGCGCAGCAATCAATGCTGAAACATTAGGTAATCAATACGCGCTCTTGGTCTTCGATGAATGCCACCATTTGCCGAGTGACTTCAATCGAGTAATCGCGGAATATGCGATCGCGCCTTATCGATTAGGGTTAACCGCAACACCAGAGAGAAGCGACGGTAAACACGAAGATCTAAAAGTTCTCATCGGTGAAGAAGTTTACCGAAGAACGGCAGAGGAATTATCAGGATCAGCACTTGCAAAACACGAAGCGATCGAGATTAAAGTATCCCTTTCAAAACAAGAACGTGAACGCTACGATCAATTGATTCAAGTTCGTAACGCATTTCTAAAAGAATCAAATATTTATCTCAGTAATGCTCAAGGATGGCAACGATTTGTACAAGCGAGTGCGCGATCGAAAGCCGGACGAAAAGCGATGTTAGCTCACCGAGAAGCGAAATCGATCGCATTCGGAACCGAAGGAAAATTGCGAGTTCTCGCTGATCTTCTCGCTCGTCATTATCCCGAACGCACTCTAATTTTCACAGACGATAACGCAACCGTTTATCGCATTTCTCAAGATCTATTAATTCCTGCAATCACCCATCAAACCCCGGTGAAAGAGCGTCACGAGATTCTGACGAAATTTAAGCAAGGGGAATATCGATCGCTCGTCGCTTCCCGTGTGCTAAACGAAGGGGTCGATGTGCCCGATGCGAGTATTGCGATCGTGCTTTCAGGAACCGGATCAGCCCGCGAATACATTCAGCGCATGGGACGAATTCTGAGAAAGAGCAAAGACCCCAAAAAACTTGCAATCCTTTACGAAGTCGTGGCAGAAGATACGAATGAAGAAGGCGTTTCGCGCCGACGTAAACCCAATCAGAAATCGAAACCCAAATCAACGAATCGCCAACTCGAATTAGTCCCCTACTCCCCACCCCCCACCGTGATCCCCAGAGCCGCAGAAGGCGAAGCAAATTACGACGATTGGTAA
- the ilvC gene encoding ketol-acid reductoisomerase produces the protein MARMYYDADANLDLLAGKTIAIIGYGSQGHAHALNLKDSGMNVIVGLYPGSKSATKAKDAGITVHSVADAAKAADFIMILLPDEVQRSVYLNEIEPNLSEGNVLAFAHGFNINYGQIVPPANVDVVMVAPKGPGHLVRRTYEQGQGVPALFAVYQNASGQARDRAMAYAKGIGGTRGGVLETTFREETETDLFGEQVVLCGGLSALIKAGFETLVDAGYQPELAYFECLHEVKLIVDLIVEGGLATMRDSISNTAEYGDLTRGPRIITDETRVEMKKILSEIQTGQFAREFVLENQSGKAGFHAMRRREAEHPIEEVGKDLRSMFSWLKKV, from the coding sequence ATGGCTCGGATGTATTATGACGCTGATGCCAACTTAGATTTACTTGCGGGAAAAACGATCGCAATTATCGGTTACGGTTCTCAAGGGCACGCGCACGCCCTCAACCTGAAAGACAGCGGCATGAACGTCATCGTCGGGCTGTATCCAGGTAGTAAATCCGCAACAAAAGCAAAAGACGCAGGAATCACTGTTCATTCGGTTGCAGATGCCGCCAAAGCCGCAGACTTCATCATGATTTTGCTGCCGGACGAAGTTCAGCGATCGGTCTATCTCAACGAAATTGAACCGAATCTGAGCGAAGGAAATGTGCTGGCATTCGCTCACGGTTTTAACATTAACTACGGTCAAATCGTGCCGCCTGCAAATGTGGATGTCGTGATGGTCGCGCCGAAAGGTCCGGGTCACTTAGTGCGTCGGACTTACGAGCAAGGTCAAGGAGTCCCGGCACTATTTGCGGTGTATCAGAATGCGTCGGGTCAAGCACGCGATCGCGCAATGGCATACGCGAAAGGAATCGGCGGAACTCGTGGTGGCGTTCTCGAAACGACCTTCCGCGAAGAGACTGAAACCGATTTGTTCGGCGAACAAGTCGTACTCTGCGGCGGTTTGAGTGCATTAATTAAGGCAGGATTTGAAACCTTGGTTGATGCAGGCTATCAGCCCGAACTCGCTTACTTTGAGTGTTTGCATGAAGTGAAGCTGATTGTCGATTTGATTGTCGAAGGTGGTCTAGCGACCATGCGCGACAGTATTTCTAATACGGCTGAGTATGGTGATTTGACTCGCGGACCTCGAATCATTACCGATGAAACTCGTGTTGAAATGAAAAAGATTCTGTCTGAGATTCAAACCGGGCAGTTTGCGCGGGAATTTGTCTTGGAAAATCAATCGGGTAAAGCAGGCTTCCATGCAATGCGTCGCCGTGAAGCAGAACATCCGATCGAAGAAGTCGGTAAGGATCTGCGATCGATGTTTAGCTGGTTGAAGAAGGTCTAA
- a CDS encoding aspartyl protease family protein, producing MHSATNEHSTMGKVYTTITVTNRADQIRANDGTISPDEIRSMTIENVLVDTGATTLCLPASVIDRLGLELAREVLVETAMGTGSARIFQDAKLSISGREGTFECLELPGGGSALLGVIPLEAMGLEPDLKNQTLKVLPDDSTGTYLTIL from the coding sequence ATGCACTCTGCAACAAATGAGCATTCAACGATGGGCAAAGTGTATACGACAATCACGGTGACAAACCGTGCAGATCAGATTCGCGCAAACGACGGCACGATTTCACCGGATGAAATTCGATCGATGACGATCGAGAACGTTTTGGTAGATACAGGTGCGACAACGTTATGTTTACCTGCGAGTGTCATCGATCGATTAGGGCTAGAACTGGCGCGAGAAGTCCTGGTTGAAACTGCAATGGGAACCGGAAGCGCTCGCATTTTTCAAGACGCAAAACTTTCAATCAGTGGACGAGAAGGCACGTTTGAATGCCTTGAATTGCCTGGTGGAGGGAGCGCGTTACTTGGAGTGATTCCGCTAGAAGCGATGGGATTGGAGCCGGATTTGAAAAATCAAACGCTGAAAGTTTTGCCGGATGACTCAACTGGAACTTATCTGACAATTCTCTAG
- a CDS encoding S8 family serine peptidase, with translation MKTKHIVLRNLNATTRDFFAGPGSLESAQSAPPTLQVAVDDIERKDISSLNRDPDVVAIAPVMPMNLIRPVALENVELEGTTVENAASLTASTQTAPKLTWGVQAVGADTSPFTGEGIVVSVLDSGIDATHPAFAGVEIVQKDFTGEGDGDKDGHGTHCAGTIFGRAVEDTRIGVAPGVSKALIGKVIGEQGGSSDQIADAILWAFENGANVISMSLGIDFPGFVQFFVGRGLPIELATSRALEGYRANVQLFQSLAALANARTAFAQPTVLVAAAGNESRRQTNKDWEIAVAPPAVSEGIISVAALGRGEKGYTIAPFSNTGANLSGPGVQVLSAKAGGGLVALNGTSMAAPHVSGVAALWAQKLKQSGRLTALELTARVIGNSTPDGIAAEFDPFDIGAGMVRAPQS, from the coding sequence ATGAAAACCAAACACATTGTTCTAAGAAACCTCAATGCAACGACTCGCGATTTCTTTGCGGGTCCTGGTTCACTCGAATCCGCACAATCCGCACCTCCTACGCTCCAAGTCGCAGTGGACGACATTGAGCGTAAAGATATTAGCTCATTGAATCGCGATCCGGATGTGGTCGCGATCGCGCCTGTGATGCCGATGAATCTCATTCGCCCGGTCGCCCTAGAAAACGTCGAACTCGAAGGCACCACCGTCGAAAATGCGGCAAGTTTGACGGCTTCGACACAAACCGCTCCTAAATTAACCTGGGGAGTCCAAGCAGTGGGAGCCGATACTTCACCGTTTACCGGAGAAGGCATTGTCGTTTCAGTGCTCGATTCGGGAATTGATGCGACTCATCCCGCCTTTGCTGGCGTGGAAATCGTTCAAAAAGACTTTACAGGTGAAGGCGACGGCGACAAAGACGGACACGGAACCCACTGCGCCGGAACGATCTTTGGGCGTGCAGTCGAGGACACTCGAATTGGGGTTGCACCCGGAGTGAGCAAAGCCTTAATTGGAAAAGTCATCGGGGAGCAAGGCGGCTCTAGTGATCAGATTGCCGATGCGATTCTGTGGGCATTTGAAAATGGCGCAAATGTGATCTCGATGTCGCTGGGAATTGATTTTCCGGGATTTGTGCAGTTCTTTGTCGGGCGCGGTTTACCGATCGAGCTTGCGACCTCTCGCGCTCTCGAAGGCTATCGCGCCAATGTTCAACTGTTTCAAAGCTTAGCCGCACTGGCAAATGCTCGGACTGCATTCGCTCAACCGACTGTGTTAGTGGCAGCAGCAGGAAATGAAAGCCGTCGTCAAACAAATAAAGACTGGGAAATCGCGGTCGCACCTCCAGCGGTTTCAGAAGGAATCATTTCGGTGGCGGCGCTGGGTCGGGGAGAAAAGGGCTATACGATCGCGCCTTTCTCGAACACTGGAGCGAATCTCTCAGGACCCGGTGTACAAGTGCTATCTGCCAAAGCGGGCGGCGGACTGGTCGCGCTCAATGGAACCAGTATGGCGGCTCCTCATGTCTCAGGTGTAGCGGCACTTTGGGCACAAAAACTGAAGCAGAGTGGACGATTAACCGCATTGGAATTAACAGCGCGTGTGATCGGAAATTCCACCCCGGATGGCATTGCTGCGGAATTTGATCCATTTGATATCGGTGCCGGAATGGTTCGTGCCCCTCAAAGCTAG
- a CDS encoding pentapeptide repeat-containing protein encodes MRAFFTVLFAILIWVWAVPVEAASLDRVPLTLELLQERLRSPIPSEGTRIVDLRRMSIDLRPENAAFRDQFYSLVQAQLQKPGVPLGLDLSNSLIEGDFTTSKLGLRAPIYDGAALSKLFTSAEQEQLKRDRRRLYRLSTLSQSLLIKPTETITPLQLTVFRAPIKLVQTRITGFADLTNTFFLNRFEAQGIQFPTGADLSQSRFSLPMNFASANFGREVQFRNTIFFAKAEFNQVQFRGDVNFQGAEFQNTANFNQAVFYQPANFTRVQWQGNADFAQTRWRDQANFSKARFGRSLFLTDATFEKSAVFREAQFDSLANLRGATILDRADFSYCSFTKGAYLNVPGLRFDSDKAKILGDPGQIGRVISVPTLQGNENLLRELVRNFRRLEQISDANQVDYLTQTLRSRQLKRLLFGTDLNTATVAKLNQIGFSESQANAIIQRRKDQPFRNLTELLAVDQIGIATYINVRDRVIAADPLPPALNLWRKLSIAFRWISSTLLLLLSRNGTSFWLIFGIGIVTVAYFSVLFWIVDRVRRRHPKPILPTVSEIISTISFAIVLFLLGLTAVIQTADRPLITLLWWSIVAIPVPLILIALLYRQGRYHPMMEVSYFSEEGTLRQLRILIGRLPTIPRYPLFRERYLPILWDRKWNWLNYFDFSFNNFLRFGFNDIRLRDEHLPGLISVLVWYQWALGTLYIALLLWTLSRTIPGLNLLIYFK; translated from the coding sequence GTGCGAGCGTTTTTTACTGTTTTATTCGCAATTTTGATTTGGGTTTGGGCGGTTCCGGTTGAGGCAGCTTCCCTCGATCGCGTGCCTCTCACGTTGGAATTGTTACAGGAACGATTGCGATCGCCCATTCCGAGTGAAGGAACGCGTATCGTCGATCTTAGAAGAATGTCGATCGATCTACGTCCCGAAAATGCTGCATTTCGCGATCAGTTTTACAGTTTGGTGCAGGCACAATTGCAAAAACCGGGAGTGCCGCTCGGATTAGATTTAAGTAATTCGCTGATCGAGGGGGACTTTACGACGAGTAAATTGGGATTACGGGCACCGATTTACGATGGAGCCGCATTGTCGAAATTGTTTACGTCTGCGGAACAGGAACAATTGAAGCGCGATCGTAGACGTTTATATCGGTTAAGTACGTTATCACAATCGTTGTTAATTAAGCCAACCGAAACGATAACGCCGCTGCAATTAACGGTGTTTCGTGCACCGATTAAATTAGTGCAAACTCGGATTACAGGATTTGCAGACTTAACGAATACATTTTTTCTGAATCGATTTGAAGCGCAAGGAATTCAATTTCCAACGGGAGCAGATCTTTCACAATCACGGTTTAGTTTACCGATGAATTTTGCTAGTGCGAATTTTGGTCGAGAAGTTCAGTTTCGCAACACGATCTTTTTTGCTAAAGCAGAATTCAATCAGGTTCAATTTCGGGGCGACGTGAATTTTCAAGGGGCAGAATTCCAGAACACCGCAAATTTTAATCAAGCGGTGTTTTATCAGCCTGCAAATTTTACGCGGGTTCAATGGCAAGGGAATGCTGATTTTGCTCAAACTCGATGGCGCGATCAAGCGAATTTTAGTAAAGCTCGATTTGGTCGATCGCTGTTTCTTACCGATGCCACATTCGAGAAATCTGCGGTGTTTCGAGAAGCTCAGTTCGATTCATTGGCAAATCTTAGAGGCGCGACGATTCTCGATCGAGCGGATTTCAGTTATTGCAGTTTCACCAAAGGCGCATATCTGAATGTTCCAGGATTGCGATTCGATTCAGATAAAGCGAAAATTCTCGGTGATCCTGGACAAATTGGACGAGTGATTTCTGTCCCAACCCTGCAAGGAAACGAAAATTTACTGCGGGAGTTGGTGCGAAACTTTCGACGATTAGAACAGATTTCTGATGCGAATCAGGTAGACTATCTCACTCAAACTTTGCGATCGCGCCAACTCAAACGCCTGCTTTTCGGCACTGATCTCAACACCGCAACTGTCGCGAAATTAAACCAAATCGGATTTAGTGAGTCTCAAGCGAATGCAATTATTCAACGCCGCAAAGATCAACCGTTTCGGAATTTAACAGAATTACTCGCAGTTGATCAGATTGGCATTGCGACTTACATTAATGTTCGCGATCGCGTGATTGCTGCTGATCCGTTACCGCCTGCGTTGAATCTTTGGCGAAAACTCTCGATCGCGTTTCGTTGGATTAGTTCAACGCTGCTGTTGTTACTCAGTCGAAACGGCACGAGTTTTTGGCTAATTTTCGGAATCGGGATCGTGACCGTTGCTTATTTCAGCGTTTTGTTTTGGATAGTCGATCGCGTTCGTCGTCGCCATCCAAAACCCATTTTGCCAACCGTTTCTGAAATCATTTCGACGATCAGTTTTGCGATCGTTCTGTTTCTTCTCGGCTTAACTGCGGTGATTCAAACTGCCGATCGTCCGTTGATTACGCTGCTGTGGTGGTCGATCGTTGCGATCCCTGTGCCCTTAATTCTCATTGCACTCCTTTATCGCCAAGGTCGATATCACCCAATGATGGAAGTCAGCTACTTTTCAGAAGAAGGCACATTGCGGCAACTGCGAATTTTAATCGGCAGACTTCCCACAATTCCGAGATATCCCTTATTTCGAGAGCGATACTTACCGATTCTCTGGGATCGTAAATGGAACTGGTTAAATTACTTCGACTTCAGCTTTAATAATTTTCTTCGCTTTGGATTTAATGACATCCGCTTACGAGACGAACACTTACCCGGATTGATCTCTGTCTTAGTTTGGTACCAATGGGCGTTAGGAACCCTGTACATTGCATTACTTTTGTGGACTCTCTCTCGGACGATTCCAGGATTGAACCTCTTGATCTACTTTAAGTAG
- a CDS encoding LCP family protein has product MKSVNQQRPVKKKVQPAQVKSGQPIKAGQSPKPGQPRKKKPTQRSRKMRLLFMALSLSGIAMISATAGALLAVSLASTPLMQRQLSPSEASIFGKGDRFSTRMSLQLPALTRPVNILVLGTKVLTTDVGNAPEHLKKLPYQALVNSFEGLTDTMLLLRFDPENKKVVVMSIPRDTRTYIADHGMTKINEANYYGGPALSAKSVSELLGGVGIDRYITINVQGVQALVDALGGVTVHVPKDMKYQDDSQRLYINLKAGRQQLDGNKVLQLLRYRHDENGDIGRIQRQQMVMRSLMEQSLNPSTVARFPSLLNVVQSHIDTNLTVEELVALVGFASQVNRSNTKMLMVPGEFSSPGEYKASYWLPNPDRIKGMMSQYFNFGTSSLESPEPASIKIAIQDSTKQTKSVQTAMSALNKAGYENVYEGQDWSEPLSVTRIVAEWGDVSSAEAIRRALGFGEVRIENTGDLRSDITVQLGRDALQPRKAVKRPTTDSERLQPANKLSN; this is encoded by the coding sequence GTGAAAAGCGTCAATCAGCAACGTCCGGTTAAGAAGAAAGTCCAGCCCGCACAAGTCAAATCGGGACAGCCGATCAAAGCGGGACAATCCCCGAAACCGGGACAACCCCGCAAAAAGAAACCCACACAGCGATCGCGCAAAATGCGATTGCTGTTCATGGCACTTTCTCTGAGCGGAATTGCAATGATTTCCGCGACCGCTGGCGCACTTCTCGCGGTTTCCCTCGCCAGCACTCCTTTAATGCAGCGACAACTCTCGCCGTCTGAAGCTTCGATTTTCGGAAAAGGCGATCGCTTTTCGACGCGAATGAGTCTCCAGCTTCCTGCTCTAACCCGCCCTGTTAACATTCTTGTTCTCGGTACAAAAGTTCTCACGACCGATGTTGGTAATGCGCCTGAACACCTGAAAAAACTTCCGTATCAAGCACTGGTCAACTCGTTCGAGGGTTTAACCGATACGATGTTGCTGCTCCGATTTGACCCGGAGAATAAAAAAGTCGTGGTGATGTCGATTCCGCGTGATACCCGCACTTATATCGCGGATCACGGCATGACCAAGATTAACGAAGCGAACTATTACGGGGGTCCAGCACTGAGCGCAAAATCTGTAAGTGAACTGCTCGGCGGCGTGGGTATCGATCGCTATATCACAATCAATGTTCAAGGGGTGCAAGCGCTCGTGGATGCGCTCGGTGGTGTCACGGTTCACGTTCCCAAAGACATGAAATATCAAGACGATAGCCAACGTCTCTACATCAATCTCAAAGCCGGACGGCAACAGTTAGACGGCAATAAAGTGCTGCAACTTTTACGCTACCGTCACGACGAAAATGGCGATATCGGGCGGATTCAACGCCAACAGATGGTGATGCGGTCACTGATGGAACAATCGTTGAATCCTTCGACAGTGGCACGATTCCCAAGTTTGCTCAATGTCGTGCAGTCTCACATCGATACTAATTTGACGGTCGAAGAACTGGTCGCACTCGTTGGATTTGCGTCGCAGGTGAATCGATCGAACACGAAAATGCTGATGGTTCCGGGTGAATTTAGCTCACCAGGTGAATATAAAGCGAGTTACTGGTTGCCGAATCCCGATCGCATTAAAGGCATGATGTCGCAGTACTTCAATTTCGGCACGTCCAGCTTAGAATCTCCTGAGCCAGCTTCGATCAAAATCGCAATTCAAGACAGCACGAAGCAAACCAAGAGCGTTCAAACAGCGATGTCTGCCTTGAACAAAGCGGGCTATGAGAACGTTTACGAAGGGCAAGACTGGAGCGAACCGCTCAGCGTGACTCGAATCGTGGCGGAATGGGGCGATGTCAGTAGTGCGGAAGCGATTCGACGAGCATTAGGGTTTGGAGAAGTGCGAATCGAAAATACGGGCGATCTGCGATCGGATATCACCGTCCAATTGGGTCGAGATGCGCTGCAACCGAGAAAAGCCGTGAAGCGTCCCACGACAGATTCCGAACGATTGCAGCCCGCGAATAAATTATCGAACTAA
- the eno gene encoding phosphopyruvate hydratase has protein sequence MMDALDTAIESIRAREILDSRGRPTIEAEVMLANGAYGLAQVPSGASTGSFEAHELRDDDKSRYGGKGVLKAVENVEKALAPKLIGLDAINQELVDRTMISIDGSANKSNLGANAILGVSLATAKAGADALGLPLYRYLGGPLSNVLPVPLMNVINGGAHADNNVDFQEFMIVPVGAASFREALRWGAEVFTSLSKVLHDKGLLTGVGDEGGFAPNLESNQAALDLLISAIEKAGYKPGEQVALALDVAASEFYKEGQYTYDGTAHSPVEMVDYLAQLVGSYPIVSIEDGLHEDDWQHWQLLTEKIGSKCQLVGDDLFVTNITRLQKGIEQKAGNSILIKLNQIGSLTETLQAIDLGARNGFRSIISHRSGETEDTTIADLAVATRAGQIKTGSLCRSERVAKYNRLLRIEDELGDRAVYAGTAGMAPSYK, from the coding sequence ATGATGGATGCCTTAGACACCGCGATCGAATCGATTCGTGCCCGTGAAATTCTCGATTCGCGTGGTCGTCCGACGATCGAAGCTGAAGTGATGCTTGCCAATGGTGCGTATGGATTGGCACAGGTTCCCAGTGGAGCCTCGACCGGAAGTTTTGAGGCGCACGAACTCCGCGATGATGACAAGAGCCGCTACGGAGGAAAAGGTGTCCTCAAAGCGGTGGAAAATGTCGAGAAAGCACTTGCCCCGAAGTTGATCGGACTCGATGCGATTAATCAAGAGTTAGTCGATCGCACGATGATCTCGATCGATGGATCTGCGAATAAGTCGAATCTGGGCGCGAATGCGATTTTAGGAGTGTCTTTGGCAACCGCAAAAGCAGGGGCAGACGCACTCGGATTGCCGCTGTATCGTTATCTGGGCGGACCGTTATCGAATGTGTTACCTGTGCCGTTGATGAATGTGATTAACGGGGGCGCTCATGCGGATAACAACGTCGATTTTCAAGAGTTCATGATTGTTCCGGTTGGAGCAGCGTCGTTCCGAGAAGCGCTGAGATGGGGTGCTGAAGTGTTCACATCTCTGAGCAAAGTGCTACATGACAAGGGACTGTTAACCGGAGTCGGTGACGAGGGCGGATTTGCGCCGAACTTAGAATCGAATCAGGCAGCGCTGGATCTGTTGATTTCGGCGATCGAGAAAGCGGGCTACAAACCAGGTGAACAAGTTGCCCTTGCGCTTGATGTGGCAGCGAGTGAGTTCTACAAAGAGGGACAATACACCTACGATGGAACCGCTCACAGTCCGGTAGAAATGGTGGACTATCTGGCACAGTTAGTCGGTAGTTATCCGATTGTGTCGATCGAAGATGGTTTACACGAAGATGATTGGCAACATTGGCAGTTATTGACCGAGAAGATTGGTAGCAAATGCCAATTAGTCGGAGATGATTTGTTTGTCACGAACATTACGCGACTGCAAAAGGGAATTGAACAGAAAGCGGGTAATTCGATTTTAATCAAATTGAATCAAATTGGATCACTTACAGAAACGCTACAAGCGATCGATTTAGGAGCGCGAAACGGATTTCGATCGATTATCAGTCATCGTTCTGGAGAAACGGAAGATACAACGATCGCAGATTTAGCAGTCGCAACTCGTGCGGGACAAATTAAAACTGGATCATTGTGCCGGAGTGAACGAGTGGCAAAATACAATCGTTTGCTGCGGATCGAGGATGAATTGGGCGATCGTGCGGTTTATGCTGGAACGGCTGGGATGGCTCCGAGCTATAAGTAG